A single region of the Drosophila takahashii strain IR98-3 E-12201 chromosome 2R, DtakHiC1v2, whole genome shotgun sequence genome encodes:
- the LOC108061126 gene encoding spondin-1 — MFLRIFLLIILLIVEVRGACYRVPQGASGERSAVDENFKILIDGNPATYVPEHQYNVSLSCPINLKFLSFTLVVEAEDQSSLIGGQDMIGHFELLGTTETRFSSSCENMVENTNTNAKTHIEVSWIAPRHPDSGCVLIKAGVVQHRDVWFLDDGFLTKRICPEEIDELNILTPSLENCCACDEAKYEIVLERKWARNTHSKDFPAEASRTRLGELIGASHSHGYRYWSYGGRASQGLREMAEHGATRTLENEIRENTQSGEVRTIIKAPGIAHRLNAYGTTLANARVDPVHHQISLASKIEPSPDWILGVAGLELCLSNCTWLERKVLNLYPWDIGTDSGPSYMSADQPQVPPDVVRRITSSYPSDDRSPFYDKTGASMKPLATLYLTRKKLYIRECEEVPEDGPMECAVHPWNEWTNCSTRCGQGYAHRQRSYKNPSLAENFNCDRRLEEVRQCEGTQCGAAEEEPEGEEPGLGMENPPPGGGSLAECQLSNWSEWSPCSKTCGRGSSTRNRDYYNPQARQRCLSVMRLPLEETRQCMGSDCGGTIPDNGELDALPEPDFFNERDQGGYGGRTTNWNNRQENSRKGYDRSPYNSRDNSQESPNSPFDQIENQQRPPYNPSENFNGYDKGFPPSNTYSNDKLVGNRPGYNDLNQGYNNNNPYNDYTTPSFRPVFTTRSPFGGRYPSRQQDEEETPSDNSANYNVVQDYCFEKPYASTRPCLANPVVVSNFWFFDHEDHECKIFTTDNCDENRNRFRTLMACEGTCLQPQMNMERSENDAMDPYGTGGSYDQTQTGGRPYDQSVGRSGARSYDQLGGRTGGGSYDQMGGRPAAGSYDQTGGRSYDQPIGKSYDLTRGRSYDQTGDRSYNRIQGKSYTQTGGRSYDSTDGGAYGSQFVEAAGDIGEPMSQTKSRYETSRRGRYGF, encoded by the exons ATGTTCCTGAGAATATTTCTGCTCATCATACTCCTGATTGTCGAGGTTCGTGGAGCCTGCTATCGGGTTCCCCAGGGAGCCTCCGGAGAACGATCGGCAGTGGATGAGAACTTCAAGATCCTAATCGATGGCAATCCAGCAACCTATGTACCAGAGCATCAGTACAATG TTTCGCTATCCTGTCCCATAAACCTGAAGTTTCTGAGCTTCACCTTGGTTGTCGAGGCCGAGGATCAGTCGAGCCTCATTGGTGGTCAGGATATGATCGGTCACTTTGAACTGCTGGGCACCACGGAAACCCGTTTCAGTTCCAGCTGTGAGAACATGGTGGAGAACACGAATACCAATGCCAAGACCCACATAGAGGTTTCCTGGATAGCGCCACGTCATCCCGACAGCGGTTGTGTGCTGATCAAGGCGGGCGTGGTCCAACATCGAGATGTGTGGTTCCTGGACGATGGTTTCCTGACCAAGCGCATCTGTCCCGAGGAAATTGACGAGCTAAACATCCTGACGCCTTCTTTAGAGAACTGCTGCGCCTGTGATGAAGCCAAATATGAG ATTGTTCTAGAGCGCAAGTGGGCCAGGAACACACATTCCAAGGACTTTCCCGCCGAGGCTTCGAGGACACGCTTGGGAGAGCTAATTGGTGCTTCCCATAGCCACGGCTATCGGTATTGGTCCTACGGAGGAAGAGCTAGCCAGGGCCTCAGGGAGATGGCCGAGCATGGAGCCACCCGCACGCTGGAGAATGAGATCAGGGAGAACACTCAA AGTGGCGAAGTGCGGACTATTATCAAAGCTCCTGGCATTGCACACCGCCTGAATGCCTATGGAACAACGCTGGCCAATGCTCGTGTGGATCCTGTGCATCATCAAATCTCACTGGCCTCCAAGATAGAGCCTTCTCCCGATTGGATACTGGGTGTGGCGGGACTGGAACTTTGCCTGAGCAACTGCACATGGCTGGAAAGAAAGGTGTTGAATCTGTATCCCTGGGACATTGGCACCGATTCGGGTCCTTCTTATATG TCCGCAGATCAGCCACAGGTGCCACCGGATGTGGTACGCCGCATAACATCATCCTATCCCAGCGACGATCGTTCGCCATTTTACGACAAAACTGGTGCCTCAATGAAGCCATTGGCCACACTTTATTTGACCCGGAAGAAGCTTTACATCCGCGAGTGCGAAGAGG TTCCAGAGGATGGACCCATGGAGTGCGCTGTGCATCCCTGGAACGAATGGACCAACTGCAGCACGCGTTGTGGTCAGGGTTATGCCCATCGTCAGCGGAGCTACAAAAATCCCAGCTTGGCCGAAAATTTCAACTGCGATCGTCGCTTGGAGGAGGTGCGTCAATGCGAGGGAACCCAATGTGGAGCAGCGGAGGAGGAACCGGAAGGTGAGGAGCCCGGCCTGGGCATGGAGAATCCTCCACCAGGAGGTGGCTCATTGGCCGAATGCCAGCTGAGCAACTGGAGCGAATGGTCGCCCTGCTCCAAGACCTGCGGACGAGGATCCTCCACTCGCAACCGCGACTACTACAATCCGCAGGCCAGGCAACGTTGTTTGTCCGTCATGCGATTGCCGTTGGAGGAAACCAGGCAGTGCATGGGTTCAGATTGCGGAGGCACCATTCCGGATAATGGAGAACTTGACGCTTTGCCGGAACCGGATTTCTTTAACGAGAGAGATCAGGGTGGTTATGGTGGGAGAACCACAAACTGGAACAACAGACAGGAGAATAGTAGAAAGGGTTATGATAGATCTCCCTATAATTCCAGGGACAACTCGCAGGAGTCACCGAACTCACCCTTTGATCAGATAGAGAATCAACAGCGACCTCCTTATAATCCATCTGAAAACTTTAATGGTTACGACAAGGGATTTCCTCCCTCGAATACCTACAGCAATGATAAACTAGTGGGCAATAGACCTGGTTACAATGACTTAAATCAGGGCTATAACAATAACAACCCCTACAATGATTACACTACTCCTAGCTTTAGACCCGTATTTACCACTCGCTCTCCTTTTGGTGGTCGGTATCCCTCTAGGCAGCAGGATGAGGAGGAAACCCCCAGCGATAACAGTGCCAACTATAATGTGGTTCAAGATTACTGCTTCGAGAAACCCTACGCATCTACAAGACCTTGTTTAGCTAATCCAGTAGTGGTAAGCAACTTCTGGTTCTTCGACCACGAAGATCACGAGTGCAAGATCTTCACCACGGATAACTGCGATGAGAATAGGAACCGCTTTCGTACTCTAATGGCCTGCGAGGGTACTTGTCTGCAGCCACAAATGAACATGGAGCGATCCGAAAACGATGCCATGGATCCGTACGGAACAGGAGGTTCCTATGACCAAACGCAAACGGGAGGTAGACCTTATGATCAAAGTGTTGGAAGATCGGGAGCTAGATCGTATGATCAACTAGGAGGTAGGACGGGAGGAGGAAGCTATGATCAAATGGGAGGTAGACCGGCAGCAGGAAGCTATGATCAAACTGGAGGTAGATCTTATGATCAACCGATTGGTAAGTCATATGATCTTACAAGAGGAAGATCCTATGACCAAACAGGGGATAGATCCTATAACCGAATACAAGGTAAATCCTACACTCAAACTGGAGGTAGATCCTATGACTCAACAGATGGAGGAGCTTACGGCTCGCAATTCGTCGAAGCAGCTGGCGATATTGGGGAACCAATGTCGCAAACAAAAAGCAGATACGAAACTTCAAGACGCGGTCGttatggtttttaa
- the LOC108061191 gene encoding spondin-1, with protein sequence MWGSSAAPLVELLLLVATSLVIGRVGCLICTRRPANTASPKSPVDENFVISVMGNPETYILGQEYNVSLNAFNGHRYISFILALENENGDFSYQDDLGRFELSDRIESRFSPNCINMVENTNTNPKTHMHLTWVAPSEPGSGCILIRATVQQHRDVWHMDDGGLTRRICEEVTDDVESQPATPTVDVPCCACDEARYELIFEGVWSRNLHPKDFPARGWETRFCELLGAAHSSDYRFWEAGALASLAMKQYAEHCSSRLLEREFSINFRDQKIRTIIKARGPSYPNMNSKATASLRVDPVHHMLSFASKIEPSPDWIVGVAGLELCLRNCTWLEEKVIHLYPWDVGTDAGPSYTSADQPQVPPDVIRRIRSDLPNDPRSPFNDKSGAPMKHMAILTVKRQRIYERRCADEDSNNDADVPRECLTHPWSSWSDCSSKCGAGMQYRRRVYKQPELAKVYNCNVPQYEERECQGEMCGQSGPMREAEEFEDLEPEVRRNGYHSAQQRRAECQLSSWGSWSPCSVTCGEGYEMRQRQYLNPQAEPECQSVHRVDLQETRQCSGRACLGNLPGSYNPEMDGSYGQSGRTGGNMYGSQLEPEAETFEGEDEDPRNGLRGFEVGNLKGNAVSRMPERQMNLGRVPPPFGQSNYDGTYYPPARTERPIWTGQPRLEDVERAPWQRQRPASKYGSMVEPPEENPPREPWQRTSNYGNQEMYSPRAEVDSSLANRCFQMLQTVLPRCPDQTITGQFWSYNFCADECMLFATDPCDRNFNKFSRLEDCERCRQPELAALQQEHSNSPECQNLRSIWQAEQRAREEKRAANRRRNYTGYRQRARN encoded by the exons ATGTGGGGGTCAAGTGCTGCTCCTCTCGTGGAGCTACTACTTCTGGTGGCTACTTCGCTGGTGATTGGAAGAGTCGGCTGCCTGATCTGCACGCGCCGCCCGGCCAATACGGCCTCGCCCAAATCGCCGGTGGATGAGAACTTTGTGATAAGCGTGATGGGCAACCCGGAAACATACATTCTCGGCCAGGAATACAACG TCTCTCTTAACGCTTTCAATGGCCACCGCTACATCAGCTTTATCCTGGCCCTGGAGAACGAAAATGGTGACTTTAGCTACCAGGACGACTTGGGTCGCTTCGAGCTAAGCGATCGGATCGAGAGCCGCTTCAGTCCCAACTGCATTAACATGGTGGAGAACACCAATACGAATCCCAAGACGCATATGCACTTGACCTGGGTGGCGCCCAGTGAGCCGGGCAGTGGTTGCATCCTGATCAGGGCTACCGTTCAGCAGCATCGCGATGTATGGCACATGGATGATGGAGGACTAACACGAAGGATCTGCGAGGAGGTCACCGATGATGTGGAAAGTCAGCCTGCAACTCCAACGGTGGATGTTCCCTGCTGTGCCTGCGATGAGGCGCGATATGAG CTTATTTTCGAGGGCGTCTGGTCCAGGAATCTGCATCCCAAGGACTTTCCTGCTCGCGGCTGGGAGACTCGCTTCTGTGAGCTTCTCGGAGCGGCCCACAGTTCGGACTATCGCTTCTGGGAAGCCGGAGCACTGGCCAGCTTGGCAATGAAACAGTATGCCGAACACTGCAGTTCTCGTCTTTTGGAGCGAGAATTTAGCATCAATTTTCGG GATCAGAAAATACGCACCATTATCAAGGCTCGCGGGCCATCCTATCCCAACATGAACAGCAAGGCGACGGCCTCGTTGCGAGTGGATCCCGTACATCACATGTTGTCCTTTGCCTCCAAGATAGAACCCTCGCCGGATTGGATTGTGGGCGTTGCTGGGCTAGAACTATGCCTGCGCAACTGCACCTGGTTGGAGGAGAAGGTGATCCACCTGTATCCCTGGGATGTGGGCACAGATGCGGGTCCCAGCTATACG TCAGCCGATCAGCCGCAGGTTCCGCCGGATGTCATAAGACGCATCCGTTCCGACTTGCCCAACGATCCACGTTCACCTTTCAACGATAAATCCGGGGCTCCGATGAAGCACATGGCCATTTTGACGGTGAAACGCCAGCGAATCTATGAGAGGAGATGTGCCGATGAGGATT CCAACAATGATGCGGATGTGCCGAGAGAGTGCCTCACCCATCCCTGGTCCAGCTGGAGCGACTGCTCCTCCAAATGTGGCGCTGGGATGCAGTACAGAAGGCGTGTCTACAAGCAACCAGAGCTGGCAAAGGTCTACAATTGCAATGTGCCGCAGTATGAGGAGCGTGAGTGCCAGGGCGAAATGTGTGGTCAAAGCGGGCCGATGAGGGAAGCGGAGGAGTTTGAGGATCTGGAACCGGAGGTCAGGAGGAATGGCTATCATTCGGCCCAACAGCGGCGGGCCGAGTGCCAATTGAGCTCCTGGGGCAGCTGGAGTCCCTGCAGTGTCACCTGTGGCGAGGGCTACGAGATGCGCCAGAGGCAGTACCTCAATCCCCAAGCGGAACCCGAGTGCCAGAGTGTCCATCGCGTGGATCTGCAGGAAACGCGTCAATGCTCTGGGCGGGCTTGTCTGGGTAACCTACCGGGATCCTATAATCCTGAAATGGATGGTTCTTATGGCCAGTCTGGTCGCACTGGAGGTAATATGTATGGTTCGCAACTTGAACCGGAGGCAGAGACTTTTGAAGGCGAGGACGAGGATCCTCGAAATGGACTTCGTGGCTTCGAGGTTGGCAATCTCAAGGGAAACGCTGTCAGCAGAATGCCCGAGCGTCAGATGAATCTGGGGAGAGTTCCTCCGCCTTTTGGGCAGTCAAACTACGATGGAACCTACTATCCACCAGCCAGGACAGAGCGACCCATTTGGACGGGGCAACCACGCCTGGAGGATGTGGAACGGGCTCCCTGGCAGCGTCAAAGGCCCGCCAGCAAATACGGTTCGATGGTAGAGCCTCCAGAGGAGAATCCCCCAAGGGAACCCTGGCAGAGGACAAGTAATTATGGCAATCAGGAGATGTATTCACCCAGAGCAGAAGTGGACTCCTCACTGGCCAACCGCTGCTTCCAAATGCTGCAGACAGTGCTGCCCCGTTGTCCGGATCAAACGATTACGGGTCAGTTCTGGTCCTACAACTTCTGTGCCGATGAGTGCATGTTGTTCGCCACGGATCCGTGCGATCGGAACTTCAACAAGTTCAGTCGATTGGAGGACTGCGAGAGGTGTCGCCAGCCGGAGTTGGCGGCACTGCAGCAGGAGCACTCTAATTCGCCGGAATGCCAGAATCTTCGAAGCATCTGGCAGGCGGAACAGCGGGCCAGGGAGGAGAAACGTGCTGCGAACAGGAGGCGCAACTACACCGGCTATAGGCAACGCGCTAGAAATTAA
- the mIF3 gene encoding LOW QUALITY PROTEIN: uncharacterized protein mIF3 (The sequence of the model RefSeq protein was modified relative to this genomic sequence to represent the inferred CDS: substituted 1 base at 1 genomic stop codon), translating to MQRLGFITRHAAAAVAQQQHLRPLSIHWNLAQNQKPAGGNQSAPKTRDTRSPKASAQKITLIQQNQSMSITTLEEAQKLAKRRELHLLRLEQTDAKTGRGMFKLVTAAEMLSDDADPSKSSSEKAKEKKSEKSLTIGARITEHDLSSRLKNIVKWLAKRHEVRILIQGHASGSDESGSERIVKTIEQTIKEPQVIGRIVQKRSKSSFIKFTIIPVASPANPNAIQSXQLPPLPRMSHNHSSAIAKPPGFAFQMSSRHFSDRIKKEREKPVEINAASIVTIGSLFLLFCFKYFYWHQHLMTLMEKDDTESKKKKTKRRKDLHQQHDQKLHEHSHD from the exons atgcaACGATTGGGATTCATAACAAGAcatgctgcagctgcagttgcgcagcagcaacacctgcGTCCCTTGTCTATCCACTGGAATTTGGCCCAGAACCAAAAGCCGGCAGGTGGAAATCAAAGTGCACCCAAGACCCGAGACACCCGGTCACCCAAGGCTTCAGCCCAGAAGATCACCCTCATCCAGCAGAACCAGTCGATGAGCATAACCACGCTGGAGGAGGCCCAGAAATTGGCCAAACGACGGGAGCTGCACCTGTTGCGCCTAGAGCAGACGGATGCCAAAACGGGAAGGGGCATGTTCAA ACTAGTCACTGCAGCCGAAATGCTGTCAGATGATGCGGATCCATCGAAATCCTCCAGCGAAAAGGCCAAGGAGAAGAAGTCGGAGAAATCCCTAACCATTGGAGCACGCATCACGGAACATGATCTCTCCTCGCGACTGAAGAACATTGTCAAGTGGCTGGCCAAGCGGCACGAGGTGCGCATCCTCATCCAGGGCCACGCCAGTGGATCCGACGAAAGCGGCTCCGAGCGAATAGTCAAGACCATCGAACAGACCATCAAAGAGCCGCAAGTGATTGGCAGGATAGTGCAAAAGCGCAGCAAGAGCTCCTTCATCAAGTTCACCATTATCCCAGTGGCTAGCCCAGCTAATCCCAATGCGATCCAGTCGTGACAACTACCGCCGTTGCCTCGGATGAGCCACAATCACAGCTCGGCAATAGCAAAGCCACCGGGATTCGCCTTTCAAATGTCTTCCCGCCATTTTTCCGATAGGATCAAAAAAGAACGCGAAAAGCCCGTCGAGATAAATGCCGCTTCCATAGTCACCATCGGGTCACTATTTCTTTTATTCTGCTTTAAATACTTCTACTGGCATCAGCATTTGATGACCCTGATGGAGAAAGACGACACAGAatccaaaaagaagaaaactaAAAGAAGGAAAGATCTCCATCAACAACATGATCAAAAGCTGCATGAACACAGTCACGATTAG